From the genome of Anopheles funestus chromosome 2RL, idAnoFuneDA-416_04, whole genome shotgun sequence:
GCACGTTAAAACGTTTTCTTGATATTCTACCATACATCCAGCTATCATGCCATATTTGACAGCGCTAATGCAATGTCaaattgcttttgttttgttttgaaaactgGAAATATAATTGCCGCGCAGCGTCGGAGGAATATTTTAGCTAGATCGTATAATTTCTCAGATATACAATGGTAAATATACATCTGTGCATAGTCTTTTTCTTGTGCGAagctttattgattttatgtttctattTACTCTACTTCTAGCTGCCGCTATCTTTACTGAAAACAGCACAGAGTCATCCTATGGTAAGATGGTGTTCCGGTTGTTTATCCAAGCAGTTCAAGCAGTGATATTAACAATAACTTTGCAATTGATTTAGTCGAAAGGGAACAGTTACTTTCTTTCGAATCATAAGGATTATTCGTATCAGTGTCCATTTCGATATGGGGCTCAAACAAAGCATCATACCGTAATGTGATTCTAAGCCGGCTTCGCTGACCTATCGCATTACGATTACTGTTTTCTCATTGTTATTTGTTCATAATCTTTTAGCCGTATTCTTTAAAACAAGGTTAATAATTAACATACATTCATTActacattacattacattactaTACTTTCGATACGATAAACATCgtttattaaaattgaaacgGATTCCAATAGTTCTAGCTTTGTGTGTGGGGAAACATTCAGCAAGTTCTCCTACATGGTTCATTTTCCTCAATGTGTATCACAACAGAGTTTAGACAGCCGTTCGTCAATCGTTCCTTGATTTTACCCATatcaggatagtcagtctaaTGTACATTGCCTTTACCTTTTACGCCGCGGCCCGATTCCCGCGTGGTTGCTAGTTTGATTCCTAATTATTTGTTGTATTTCGATGCCTATCCTTAGAGTACATAAAGGTGAAATGTATAAAACTAAAAGTGCTTACGGCACTTGGTTATCTCCTTGAAGTTATAAATAAAGTTGGGCCTCAAAGTGTTGTCGTACGAATTGTTACAATAGTGATTGGTCTATTTTAGAACAATATTGATGTGAATGGCTGAATCAATGATTTAACTAAAGAAGCCGCCCGATGCGGTAACGTATTTGGTGTTTCGGTTTCAACTGCCTcgtttttcatatttatttattctgcaAAGTGTGCTCGAAcaaattaatattcatttttgaCTAACCAAAGGGATGTATACAAATAATATGAGGCTACCTATTTTTACAATGATATAACTGAGCTAggatgaatgaaaaatatagcttttatcaaaaaactttttcaaactcatggtaaatgttaattttctttcattcaacACACGCTTCCTTTAAGCATCAAAAGCATCATGAATGTTAATGAAACGGTGAATTGTATCCATAGCATCTACTTTAATTTGGGgtacataaataataattttacaatttattatcAAAAGGCATGCCAATATCATGCCGCTTCCTCCATTAAaagcacatttttcaaaaccttCATAATTTTCTCCTCCGTTTGATGGGTTCgaattttgcatattttttaatgtcgATCGAACGAAGCACATTTTCATTTATGTTGcataaaaaaagcgaaaaatattACTACCAAAGATTGTCATTTCGTTCGATGGCTATAACGCCACGCGATGTGACGCATCCTATTCGACTTTCGTCGAAAGAAAGATCTCCATTTTAGTGCTCTATTCATTCACCACGGTCGGTGTCAATATGGCTCGTAAAGATACTACATTATTCGCTTCGTTTTCGTacgttccttcttttttttttacttcgccAATCTCcatcgttcgttccgtgcGACCGCGTGCATTCTGAGCGCAGTTGGTGGAGCTGAAAAATGGCGAAACATACAACGGACACCTGGTGAGCTGTGACACCTGGATGAATATTAATCTGCGGGAGGTCATCTGCACTTCAAAGGTAAGCATTTCAGCAAAGATGTTTTGCAAACGATGCCGCAACATTAgacattaaaacatttttctcgcCTTCGCCTTCTCTGCAGGATGGTGATAAGTTTTGGCGTATGCCGGAATGCTATATCCGGGGCAGCACGATCAAGTATCTGCGCATCCCGGATGAAGTAATTGACATGGTGAAGGAGGACATGCAGTCAAAGTCACGCAGCCGGGCCGAAATGAACAAGGGTGGACGGAACCAAAATCAGGGTGGTCGCGGaggtggcggtggcggtggtggtggtagtggcgctggtggaggtggaggtggtgggCGAAACAATATGAACGCCAACAATCGGAACACCTTCGGTGGCAATCGTGGCGGCAATCGGGCCGGTCTGGGGAACCCAAATCGAAATGTTCagaacaagaaataaaaggctGCAAACGCGTGGAATTGGTTTAGTGGAAAAGATTGCCTTTCTTATTATGTACGGTAATTTGCTAAGGTTTctcgtgtgtttgtgccgGTCGGTACTGTTTGGGGGCGGGGTTGGTAGTAGACGCGGCGGCCGTGTGGGAGGCCAGTAGCAAATTAAAGTTACCctcgaatcgatcgatcgattgggaATATATGGAAATGTGACCGAGCGGTAGAACCGAGCGGTCAAGTAAGgatgaaaccaaacaaataccCATTTTATGAACGCCGAAAGCTCTTGGCCTCTTCGTGGTCCAAATCGTTCCGTCGCCTTATTTGGTCGGACGGCTCATCCGAAACAGCGGGTGTGTTGCTCTGTTACTGCGTTCACGCATCACAAGGGTGCAGGCGGAGTAAACATCATATAGAAATTGGAAACATTCATATTCATAACTCAACGGGCAAACAAACGGTTGTAGCGGCCATGATGTGGCGTCGGTTATGGAtagtttggaaaatttaaatgtgttcGCCAGTTTGATTTGCGCCAGTTTGATTATTCGCCAGTTTGATTTGCGATTCACCTCATATTAGCATCTGTTTTGGGGCGTGAAATGTGTCATGAAATGAGCGTTTTTCGTACAATGACACGAATGCTGTGGGTATGGATGTGCAAAATTGAGTCTGTCGAAAGTCGTTTAGCAAAGGGAAAAGACATGTTGACAagataatttattctttttttcattattttagtCGTTAATTCCTGatgtttttgattgtttaatATAATCGGCACAGCTTAATATATTTGTGCTATAgtattttaatgtaattatttcaatgactaaaatttatcttatttttttattcttgtagAACAGCCTGGCCGTAGTGATAAAAATTTGCCTTATGAagaggtaaaaaataaaatcattatttttcggattattaaataataattatcatCGATTGTCGATCAAGTAGTCGATCTAGAAGTAGATAAGTTTCATTAAATAAACCACTTAATTTTCTATCATTTTACCTAAAATGATCACTTTGTGCAAGTTGCTTATAAATTTCAAAGCATAGTTTGTGCTACAAAAACGTTTACAACGTAAAATATTTAGTAAATCTGgtttagaaaatgaaaaatgatccaAACCAGCTTTTAACTTACTATTAAAAGCTTATTGCCCCTAGCTTATTACCACATTGCGCCATATTGTATTATCCATAAAACAATGCACATTTTTGATGACTTGATTCAAAAATCAGTAGATTAAGAAATCTATTTAAAGcctgttttaaaataaaatttattcagATAAATTCAGATTGTCGTGTTGTGAGCTGAAAATATAAAGCAATAGCAAACCAGTTCTTAAAAGACCAATGAGATTTATACAGGGCAGAGCTTTCTTCTCCAACATGAATAGTCTCGGaacaatttaaagcaataattcatttttagaCTTTTCTAAAGCACTCATTTCTCTTTCAAACGCATTCTCGAAACATTCTTTTACAAAGATCGAATCTCTTCAAAAAGGCACAAGATTTGACTGTCATTTCAGATGAGTCAAACGATCGCCGTTTTAAACTCCATGTACTGAAAATGCTTACAGATGTCCGAAATGTCTTCAAGATGAGAATAAAGATTCGTGGCTTTACGCGTTCGTCACACCTTTTGTGTCcccagtattttttttttattcgcttttcTCGAGCTTAATCATCAAACCCCAGCGGTTTGCGGTCATTCCTGAAGAGTGAATGCCGATGCCAGAACATTCAGTCCATCACACTTTTCCTTACAAAACGTCATTTGATTCGCCGGGTGGGAgatgagggggaaaaaaggcgaGAAAAATCGACCTGTCCGATGGTTCGAGTGTTGCCTTCTTTGTACAAATTTCAAATCCCGCACCAGTACCGgaatacataaaatataatagACCTTTAAATCGCAGATGAAAACCTCACCGAAAACCTTTCCCCGTTTGCCCGGGATGGTTCCATGTCCAGCCTGAAAAGCTCACGTCACGGACGTGCGGTGGAATAAGCgaagataaatttaatttctttttgtataaattattcCGTTGGACCTTCTTCGCGCctgcttcattttcttccaagTTAGCGACCGGTCGGGGGGTGTTATTCTTCGCCCGAAACGCTGCTCCGTTCACCAGCTCCAGAAGAACCGGGGCGTCGATGATGCTGCTTAACTGATTCTCAGTTGAATAATCGTGCCCGGGTCATGAGGGGCTTCTCAGTTGGGTTCTTTCTATTTAAAACGATACTCTCCACacggacaaaaacaaaacagggtGGTTAAAAACCTTTTTCCGGTACTTGTTTGGTGGTTAATTCTTTGATTATTTACGTATAAACGTTGCGTAAAAGatcttaaaaattaataaaaagatCTTAATCAATTAAgataaaattgaagatttaaaaGTTTAAGATTAAAGAGTTTAAAACTTAAATTCTTTTAGACCATTTAGATCATTTTAAAAGCaactttatatttttaagcaatttgtACTCGGCATCGAACACCCTGTGCAGAAGCTCGTGATCGTACGAGCGCAAAATGGGGAAAAGCTTGATAAGGCCGTAGCGAATGTTCCTCTTTGGAGCCCGGAATCGTGTCCAATCTCCTGTGGAACGAATCGTTCGCCAGGCAAGGCAACGTTCAGAACCTTTAAATATGGCCATACATCGATGAAGGAGTCACGCACGCAGGCTCCAGGTACGAATGAAAAGGGTTACCTCCGGATGGGTGCGTGATGCCccggaaaaaaaagcaagaagacATCCCAACCCGACATAGCTTTACTGTacactaaaaaacaaaaaaagggtggcCAAtgtaaggaaggaaaaaaaatgtttcgagAGCGTGTGAAGTGGGAAAGAGCGAGAATTAATCGTTTGAAATCTGTTAAAAACGACACCTCGACCAAATTGAATAAAGCCTGGGTGTGAAATGAAAGGAAAccggttttctttctttagcGTCCTCGCGGCTGTTCTAGGGCTGTTCTACCAacgttgtgttgtttgttgcctCCTTCGTTAGTGCGCTATTCAGTTCTTCGTACTTCGCTTTCATTGCCGTGTTGTAGATCGCCTGCCACTGATCCCGGTACGATCGTTACGCCATCCAAAGCATCCATTCCTTCTGGATGctgtttgcaatttttgcttcttccttctCTTCCACGGTGGAATTGAAATTGCCGTTCTTCGGCGGTGGAACCGATCCGGGCAACAACACGATTCAACCAATGTACGTATGTACCATTGTTTCCAATTGTATGGCCAGCATGCCAGCATCCACGTATACGGCGATCGACACTCGATGAGGTTCACTGTGTTGCGGTTCGAAGGCGATGTTGTTGGTCACGTTTTTACATCGTATTTAACTCGTCGGGATCACACTATAGCCAGAGCACTATGAGCAATGGTAAGGAATTGTTTTTGCttataaattttctaaacatgtttaaaatgtttatgacGATCAAAACTATTAGACTACGataataacttttttaaagtaaaagatacGATATTTATCAATACAGTGCTTTCAAATTATACTTTTGTCTTTAAAAccgaaatgtaaattaaaaatcattcaccaaaaaaatatgttttaactaCCTAGTgaataagataaaaaataaatataattttacattcATTACTAACTAATATAataaccgagtatgcccgggataaggtaaatTACAAGGAGAAAATGCCttgcgaaaattgtaattacttcaGCCCTATGtagctgacaatacggcaaaagccgtaatcatgtaataaaataaataaaaaactaactaatataatctttttttacttcaaccCTCTGTGgttgacaatacggctaaagccgtaatcatgtaatataaataaataaaaataatataatctttaaatctaatttaatataataataaatctaAGAATTATagaattattgaaataaaaaaatcaaaaaaaatctaagaaTTAACGAAATGTCCATCAATTTAATCGACATTAGCTCGCTGTGAGTTCAGCATTTCAACCATCGATCAGCTTCCCGATCCAGCGACTCCAGCGAGAATGAGCATCATTCCAGAACgtccagagcaaaaaaaaagcaaagcaatgtgctgcaaaacaatgtttttacataaaaatctCATGTACCGACTGGT
Proteins encoded in this window:
- the LOC125762547 gene encoding U6 snRNA-associated Sm-like protein LSm4, yielding MLPLSLLKTAQSHPMLVELKNGETYNGHLVSCDTWMNINLREVICTSKDGDKFWRMPECYIRGSTIKYLRIPDEVIDMVKEDMQSKSRSRAEMNKGGRNQNQGGRGGGGGGGGGSGAGGGGGGGRNNMNANNRNTFGGNRGGNRAGLGNPNRNVQNKK